A stretch of DNA from Candidatus Pseudomonas phytovorans:
TTTCCAGCCAGGCCATCACATCGCCCTGCTCCAGGCGGTTGCGCTCGGAGAAGCCATTCAGCGCCAGGTTGCGGCGCGCCCAGTCCAGGTAGGTTTTCGACAGGTCGACGCTGGTGGTGCTGCGTGCGCCGCCTTTGGCCGCATGCACGGAAGCCGTGGCGGTGTAGCAGAACAGGTTGAGGAAACGCTTGCCAGCGGCCTCGCGCTGAATGCGCATGCGCATCGGGCGGTGATCAAGGAACAGCCCGGTGTCGAGGTAGTCAGTGAGGTTGACCAGCAGCTTGACGCCGCCTTCGTTCACTTCCTGGAAGCGGCCTTCGGTTGCCTGACGCTCGTACTGGCGGGTGCCACTCTGGCGCTCGCGGCGCTTGAGCACCACGCGCTGCGGCGAAATGCCCAGTGCCTGGGGGATGGCAGCCAGGGCATCGAGCAGGCGCGACTGAGCCTTCTCCGGGTCGATCGAACGTGGCGCAGCGTACTCCTGCACATGCACCCAGTCGTGGTACAGGTCTACTGCCACGGCGTACTCGGGCATGTCGGCATCGTACAGGCGGTAGCAGTCAATCTGCTCGCGGCGGGCCCACTTGCCCAGTTGCTTGAGGTTCTTCTGCAGGCGGTTGGCAAACATCTGCGCCCCCTCCGACAGCCGCGCCGGCTCGCTGGCCACCGGGGCCTGCTGGCGAACGTCGGACTCTTCAGCCTGTGCCTCGCGCCGCTCGCCCGTCACGAACTGGTCGGGCTGCACCTTGAAGAGCAGCAGCTTGCATGGCAAGGCGCCGTTCCAGAACGCGTACTGCTTGTGGCTGCGAATACCCATGCGCTTGCCCAACTGAGGCGCGCCGGTGAACACTGCTGCCTCCCAGCCCATGCAGGCCTGACGCAAGCGCTCGCCGAGGTTCTGGTAGAGGTAGAGCAGGCTGGCTTCGTCACCCAGCCGCTCGCCATAGGGCGGGTTGCTGATGACCAGGCCTTTCTGATTCTGGTCCGGGCGTGGCTCGAAGGTGCTGACCTCGCCCTGATAGATTTTCACCCAGTCGCCCAGGCCGGCGCGCTCGACGTTGTTGCGGCCCGGCTGGATCAGCCGCGGGTCGGCCTCGTAACCGCGGATCCACAGCGGTGGCTTGGCCAGGCCGGCCTGCGCCCGCGCTTGCGCCTCGTCATGCACCTTGCGCCACAGCGCCGGCACGTGGCCCAGCCAGGCACTGAAGCCCCAACGCTCACGCTTGAGGTTGGGCGCAATATCGGCCGCGATCATTGCCGCTTCGACCAGGAAGGTACCCACACCGCACATCGGGTCAGCCAGCGCGCCACCTTCGGCGGCAATGCGCGGCCAGCCCGAGCGGATCAGCACCGCTGCCGCCAGGTTTTCCTTCAGCGGTGCAGCGCCTTGCTGCAGACGGTAACCGCGCTGGTGCAGGCTGTGGCCGGACAGGTCGAGGGAGAGGATCGCCTCGCCACGGTCCAGGCGCAGGTGCACACGCACGTCCGGGTCGATCTTTTCCACCGACGGGCGCAGGCCTTCGCGGTTGCGCAGCTTGTCGACGATCGCGTCCTTGACCTTCAGCGCACCGAAGTGCGTGTTGTCGATGCCCGAGCCATGGCCGCTGAACTCCACCGCCAAGGTGCCGTCGGCGGCCAGGTGGTCAGCCCAGTCAACCGCGTTCACACCGTCGTAAAGGTCGTCGGCGTTCTTCATGGAGAAGCGCTTGAGCACCAGCAGCACCCGGTTGGCCAGGCGCGACCAGACGCACAGGCGGTAGGCGGTTTCCATGTCGGCTTCGCCGCGAATGGCCGAGGTGTGCTCACGCACCTCGTCAAGGCCAAGGCCTTTGGCCTCCTCGGCAAGCAGGCTTTCGAGGCCTTTGGGGCAGGTGAGGTAGAGTTCGAAACGGTCCGACATGAGTATTCCAGAGCCTTGGGCTATTTGACTGACGAGGCGACGCATCGCCCCGCGATGTTTGCCCGCATGCCTTTCCAGCAGGCATGCGGGTGGCCTTTGCGACACGACAGCGTGACGCGACAAGCCGGGCCACCTGACCGATCTGCGCTCGGCCCAGTGGCAAAGACAGCTTAGATCATCAGGCAGTACAAAAAATTCTGGCGATGCCGGGGCCGATGTGACCCTTCGTCGCATTACAGACTATTTATTTCACCCGCGATCAACGCTGGCGAAATGACGTCAATGATCGGCAAACCCCGACCATAGCGGGCCAAACCTCAAACAAGGTTCAGTCGCATTTATTTACTTATCCCCTGACCCTATGAAAGGTTACGTCCTTATGACAAATCGATCATTCACAGCGTGACTCGCATTCGTTAGAACTGGTCTCAGGCCGCTTCGCAACGAGGCGGCACTTTCAGCTCGCCACGCCGGCAGCGAGCGCAAACCGGCAGAAAGACTCTGCCCGGCCTCAGAGAGGCCGACGGGACATTACAGTCAACAAGTGAGGGCAACACCCTATGAGAAGACTTAAGCGTGATCCGTTGGAAAGAGCATATTCACGTGGCTACCAATACGGGGTCACCGGCAAATCCCGCGAACTTTGCCCTTTCAATCTTCCTTCTGTTCGCCAAGCCTGGATCAACGGCTGGCGCGAAGGTCGCGGTGATAACTGGGACGGAATGACTGGCACCGCTGGCATCCATAGACTCAACGAAAATCACGCCGTTGGCTGATCGAGGACACTGAATTCGATTTACCATGCACGCCCCATCCGGGCGGCGGGCGAAGGCCCAGGGGCCCCTTGATGGGGCCCTTTTTTATGCCTGCCCGTTATGCCCGTGGCATTGCTGCGATAGCGTCCACCGCTTCGCGAATCAGCGCTGGCCCCTTATAAATGAAGCCCGAGTAGATCTGCACCAGGCTCGCCCCGGCGGCGATTTTCTCGGCAGCGTGGCGGCCTTCGGTAATGCCGCCAGCAGCAATGATCGGCAGCTTGCCCGCCAGCTCACCGGCCAGCACCTTGACGATGTGGGTGCTCTTTTCCAGCACCGGCGCGCCCGACAGGCCGCCCGCCTCGCCACCATACGGCAACCCCTCGACACCTTCACGGCCCAGCGTGGTGTTGGTGGCGATCACCGCATCCATGCCCGATTCCATCAGCGCGGCTGCGACCAGTGCGGTTTCTTCGTCGCTCATGTCCGGGGCAATCTTGATGGCCAGTGGCACGCGCTTGCCATGGGTGGCAGCCAGTTGCTCACGGCGCACGGCCAGGGCATCGAGCAACTGCTTGAGCGAATCGCCGAACTGCAGGCTGCGCAGGCCCGGGGTGTTCGGCGAGCTGACGTTGACCGTGATATAGCTGGCGGCGGTGTACACCTTGTCCAGGCAGATCAGGTAGTCATCGACAGCACGCTCGACCGGGGTGTCGAAATTCTTGCCAATGTTGATGCCCAGCACGCCGCTGTAGCGCGAAGCACGTACCCGGTCGAGCAGGTTATCGACACCCAGGTTGTTGAAGCCCATGCGGTTGATGATGGCCGTGGCCTCCGGCAGACGGAACAGCCGTGGCTTTGGGTTACCCGGCTGCGGGCGCGGGGTGACGGTGCCGATTTCGACAAAACCGAAACCCAACTGGGCAAAGCCATCGATGGCCGCGCCGTTCTTGTCCAGGCCGGCAGCCAGGCCCACCGGGTTGGCGAAGTTCAAGCCCATCACCGAAACCGGCAATGCCGAAGGCTGCTTGCACAGCATGCCGTTGAGGCCAAGGCGGCCACCGGCACCGATCAGGTCCAGGGACAGGTCGTGGGAGGTTTCCGGAGAAAGCTTGAACAGCAGCTGGCGGGCCAGGGTATACATGGGCGGGCAAGGCTCGGGGTAAGTGAGGGGGCGATTATAGCCACCGTGGCGCTGGCAGGACAGCAAATCATGGGGCCACTGCTGCCCTGGCACATCGGTTGCACCGGTTTGGCCCACAGCCTAATCAGTACAGGCGAGGAACCTTGTGAACACTGTACCCCGAGCAACGCCCCTGGCCTGGGTCAACGGCAGCGATGCGCCCGAGAAGCCCTGCCTGAATATCGGCTACATGGCCTTGACCGACTGCGCCTCGGTGGTGGTCGCAGCCACCCAGGGGTTCGCCCAGCAACATGGCCTTACCCTGAACCTCAAGCGCCAGGGTTCCTGGGCGGGGCTGCGCGACAAGCTGGTCAGTGGCGAACTGGACGCCGCGCACTGCCTGTATGGCCTGATCTACGCCGTGCATCTGGGCATTGGCGGCGTACCGGCCAGTGATATGGCGGTGCTCATGGGGCTGAACCAGAACGCCCAGGCCATCAACCTCTCCCCGGCCCTGCAGCGCAAAGGCGTGACCAACCCTGAAGCACTGGCGCGACTGGTGCACCAGCATGGCGCACGCCTGACCTTCGCCCAGACCTTCCCCACCGGCACCCACGCCATGTGGCTGTATTACTGGCTGGCCAGCCAAGGCATCCACCCACTGCGAGATGTCGACAGCGTGGTGGTGCCGCCGGCACAGATGGCTGCACATATCCAGGCCGGGCGCATCGACGGCTTCTGCGCGGGTGAGCCCTGGGCTGCCGATGCGGTGGCCAGCGGCCAAGGCTTCACCCTGGCCACCAGCCAGTCGATCTGGCCGGACCACCCGGAAAAAGTCCTGGCCTGTGCCCGCACCTTCGCCGAACAGTATCCCAACAGCGCCCGCGCCCTGATCAAGGCAATCCTCGCCGCCAGCAGGTTCATCGAGCAAAGCCCGGAAAACCGCCGGAGCACTGCGCAACTGCTCAGTGGCAGCGCTTATCTGGATACGCCGCTGGAGAGCATTGAGCCACGCCTGCTTGGCAACTACCAGGATGGGCTGGGCAACCACTGGCAAGACCCGCATGCCCTGCGTCTGTTCGACCACGGCCGGGCCAACCTGCCGTACCTGTCCGACGGCATGTGGTTCATGACCCAGTTCCGCCGCTGGGGCCTGCTGCGCGAAGACCCCGACTACCTCGGCGTCGCCCGCCAGGTACAACAGCTGGCGTTGTACAGCGAAGCGGCGCAAAGCCTTGGCGTAGCGTGCCCTTCACTGCCGATGCGCAGCAGCCTGCTGATCGACGGCATCCGCTGGGACGGCAGCGACCCCTACGGCTATGCCCGCAGTTTCAGCCTGCATGCACTGGGCGACCTGCCCGGTGCGCGTGTCGGCGCGTGAGGGGGACCAACATGTTGCGCATCCTGCTGATCGACGACACCCAGAACAAACTCGGCCGCCTGAAGGCGGCATTGATCGAAGCCGGCTTCGAGGTCACCGAAGCCCCAGGCCTGACCATCGACCTGCCTGCCTGCGTCGAAACAGTGCGCCCGGATGTGGTGCTGATCGACACCGACTCACCTGACCGCGATGTCATGGAACAAGTGGTGATGGTCAGCCGTGACCAGCCGCGCCCCATCGTGCTGTTCACTGACGAGCACGACCCAGGAGTGATGCGCCAGGCGATCCAGGCGGGTGTTAGTGCTTATATTGTCGAAGGCATCCATGCCGCCCGGCTGCAGCCGATTCTGGATGTGGCCATGGCCCGTTTCGAAAGTGACCAGGCACTGAAGGCACAACTGGTGGCGCGCGACCAGCAACTCGCCGAACGCAAACGCATCGAGCAGGCCAAGGGTTTGCTGATGAAGATGAAAGACTGCAACGAAGAACAGGCCTACACCCTGATGCGCCGCCAGGCCATGAGCCGCCAGCAGAAGCTGATTCAGGTGGCCGAGCAGATTATCGCCATGCACGAAATGCTCGGATAGCAGCGCGGACCTTGTGGGAGCGGGCGTGCCCGCGAAACAGGCGACGCGGTGGATGGCACCGGCACTGCCGGTGTTCGCGGGCTCGCCCGCTCCCACAGAGATTGCGCAACCTTTCAGATTTTCAACAAGACAGTTGCCCCCACAAACTCCGCGCTGCCCGACACTCCGAATTGGCCCGGCTCTTGCTGACGTATTTGCACCGGTAGCCAACGGCGGTTGCCCCACTTGAATCCCGACAAAGACGTCGCTTTCCCCTCCACCTGCGTGGAGCGGGTGGCGGCGTCTTTTTCGTTCCGTTGCTTTGCCGAGTGAGGTGTTCGATGAGTACCAGCTTCTGGAAATCCGGGCATGTGCCCACGCTGTTCGCTGCGTTCCTGTACTTCGACCTGAGCTTCATGGTCTGGTACCTGCTGGGCCCGATGGCGGTGCAGATTGCCGGCGACCTGCAACTGAGTGCACAACAACGGGGCCTGATGGTTGCCATGCCGATCCTGGCCGGGGCGATCCTGCGCTTTGCCATGGGCGTGCTGGTTGACCGCCTGTCACCCAAGACCGCCGGACTGATCGGCCAGGTGGTGGTGATCGTCGCACTGGCGGCAGCCTGGCACTTCGGCGTACACAGCTATGAACAGGTACTGCTGCTGGGCATGTTCCTCGGCTTTGCCGGCGCTTCATTCGCCGTGTCGCTACCATTGGCGTCGCAGTGGTACCCGCCGCAACACCAGGGCAAGGCCATGGGCATCGCCGGCGCCGGCAACTCCGGCACGGTGTTCGCCGCACTGCTGGCCCCGGCACTGGCCGCAGGCTTTGGCTGGAACAATGTATTCGGCTTCGCGCTGATTCCGTTGACCCTGGCGCTGGTGGTGTTCGCCCTGCTGGCACGCAACGCCCCGCAGCGCCCCAAGCCGAAAGACATGGCCGACTACCTCAAGGCCCTCGGCGACCGGGACAGCTGGTGGTTCATGTTTTTCTACGCCGTCACCTTCGGCGGCTTTATCGGCCTGGCCAGCGCCCTGCCAGGCTACTTCAGCGACCAGTACGGCCTGAGCCCGGTCACCGCCGGCTACTACACTGCGGCCTGCGTGTTCGCCGGCAGCATGATGCGCCCGCTCGGCGGCGCCCTGGCCGACCGCTTCGGCGGCATCCGCACCTTGCTGGGCATGTACAGCGTTGCAGCCATCTGCATTGCCGCCGTCGGTTTCAACCTGCCGTCTGCGGCGGCTGCACTGGCGCTGTTCATCAGTGCCATGCTTGGCCTGGGCGCAGGCAACGGCGCGGTGTTCCAGCTGGTACCACAGCGCTTTCGCCAGGAAATCGGCGTGATGACCGGGCTGATCGGCATGGCCGGTGGTATCGGTGGCTTCCTGCTGGCTGCAGGGCTTGGCACTATCAAGCAACACACTGGCGATTACCAGTGGGGCCTGTGGCTGTTCGCCAGCCTGGGTCTGCTGGCCTGGTTCGGCCTGCACAGCGTGAAACAGCGCTGGCGCACCACCTGGGGCTCGGCGGCAGTCACTGCGGCGCGGGTCTGAGGTACGTCGATGAGCCTGCAACTGCGCTTTGCCCAAGCCAGCGCCACCGGGCCGCGCGAGGAAAACCAGGACGCCCTGCGCCTGGTTACCCCCGCGCCAGAGCTGGCCGCCAGCAAGGGCTACCTGTTCGCCCTTGCCGACGGCGTCAGCCAATGTGCCGATGGCGGCCTGGCGGCACGCGCCAGCTTGCAGGCGCTGACCCTGGACTACTACGCCACCCCCGCCACCTGGAGCGTGGCCCAGGCCCTCGACCGCCTGCTGCTGGCACAGAACCGCTGGTTGCGCGCCCAAGGCAGCGGCCAGCCGTTGTTGACCACACTCAGCGCATTGGTGCTACGGGGCCGGCGCTTTACCCTGGCCCATGTCGGCGACTGCCGTGTGTACCGCTGGCACGCCGGGCACCTGCAGTGCCTGAGCGAAGACCATGTGTGGGACCAACCAGGCATGCAGCATGTGCTGAAACGCGCGCTGGGCCTGGACCAGCACCTGCTGGTGGATTACCTGGAGGGTGAGCTGCAGGCGGGTGAATGCTTCCTGCTGCTCAGCGACGGGGTCTGGGCCAGCCTGGGCGACCAGCACATCCAGGCGGTACTGCGCGATCAACCCGACCTGCAACTGGCCGTCGACACGCTGGTTGCCAGTGCGCACCTCAATGGCAGCCAGGACAACGCCAGTGCCTTGCTGGTACAGGTCGAGCAACTCGGCACGGCCAACCTGGGCGACACCCTGGCCCAGTTGCAGCAATGGTCGGTACCCGGCCCGCTACGCGAGGGCCAGGTGATCGATGGCTGGCGCACCGAACAACTGCTGTCGCACAGCCGCCAGTCGCTGCTGTACCGGGTGCGCGACAGTCAAGGTCAAGCCTGGCTGCTCAAGACCCTGCCTGCGGAACGCGAGCAGGAGCCGAAGGCAGCGCAAGGGCTGTTGCTGGAGGAGTGGTTCCTGCGCCGGGTCGCTGGCCGCCATTTCCCCGAGCTGCATGCTGCCAGCCAGCGCCAGCACCTGTACTACGTGATGCGCGAATACCCCGGCCAAACCCTTGCCGCGCTGCTGGCCGAGCATGGCCCGCTGCCTTTGCCGCAGTGGCTGGAGATGGCCCGGCAACTGCTGCAGGCGGTGGGCGTGCTGCACCGGCGTAATCTGCTGCACCGCGATATCAAGCCAGAGAACCTGCACCTGGGCAGCGATGGCCAGCTGCGCCTGCTGGATTTCGGCCTGGCCTACTGCCCAGGCCTGTCCGAAGACCCGTTGCACGACGTGCCCGGCACGCCCTCGTACATCGCCCCGGAAGCGTTCGATGGCCAACCGCCCAGCCCGCGCCAGGACCTGTATTCCGTGGGCGTGACGCTATACCACCTGCTGACCGGGCATTACCCGTATGGCGAGGTGGAAGCCTTCCAGCGCCCGCGCTTCGGGCAGCCCGTCAACGCGGCACGCTACCGTCCAGACCTGCCGGAATGGCTGCAGCACAACCTGCAACAGGCGGTGGCACCCGACCCGGCGCAACGCTTCGAAACTGCCGAACACTGGTTGCTGCTGCTGGAACGCGGCGACCGCCAGGAACTGCCCAGCCGGCCACGGCCGTTGCTGGAACGCGAGCCGCTGAAGGTGTGGCGCACCCTGGCTCTGCTGGCGCTGCTGATCAATCTTGTATTGCTGCTTATTCTGCTCAAGGGCTGAACGCAGCTTGCCGGCGAAGCCGGTGCCATCTCCCGCGCTGGGTTCTTCGCGGGCTTGCCCGCTCCCACAGGGTGCGCGCTACACCGACAAATTTCAGGCAAAGAAAAACCCGGCCGAGGCCGGGTTTTTCGTGAAACATCAGGCCAATTACTTGGACTGAGCTTCTACCTGAGCTTCAACGCGACGGTTGACAGCACGGCCTTCTTCGGTGGCGTTGTCGGCAACCGGACGGGTTTCGCCGTAGCCTACCGAGTCAACACGGGTAGATTCTACGCCGTACTGCTGGGTCAGAACTTGCTTGACGGCGTTGGCACGACGCTCGGACAGCTTCTGGTTGTAAGCGTCTGGACCCACGGAGTCAGTGTGACCTTCAACCACGGTGGTGGTTTGTGGGTACTGCTTCATGAAGTCAGCCAGGTTCTTGATGTCGCCGTAGCTGTTTGGCTTGACGACCGACTTGTCGAAGTCGAACTTGACGTCCAGCTCAACACGAACGACTTCGGCAACAGCCGGGCAGCCGTCGGCGTCAACGGTAACGTTGGCCGGGGTGTCTGGGCACTTGTCGACGTTGTCGCAAACGCCGTCGTTGTCGGAGTCGGAGCAGACTTCAGCAACTGGAGCCGGAGCGGCTTCGGCTTGCTTCGGGCTACCGCCGAAGTTCAGGCCAACACCAACGCTTGGGGCCCACTCGGTGTCGCCCTGGTCGATGTTGTACTGAGCTTCTACGCCGGCACGGGCGTAGAACATGTCGGTGATGTACCACTTGGCGCCAGCGCCAACGTTGGCGAAGGTGGAGTGGTCACGACCGCCACGGCCGGTCTGGCCCAGCGACTGGTGCGAGAAACCAGCGGAAACGTACGGACGGATGGCGTCATACGGATTGTTGAAGTGGTAAACGGCGTCCAGGGCGGTGTTCGAGCCCTTGATGTTCTTGCCGTCTTCGCCACGAGCGTTGTGAACTTCGTCGTAACCAAGGCGCAGTTCAACGTCGTCGGTCAGGAAGTAACCGATCGAACCGCCGAACAGGTTGCCGTCGTTCTTGAAGTCACGCTGGCTGTCGAAGAATTCTTTCTTGTAGAAGCCTTCGACTTCCACAGCGCCTGTGCCTTGTGCCATAGCGCCAATCGAGGTAGCGGCTACGAGCGAACCAATGGCCAAGCCCAAGGTGTTTTTCAATTTCATCCGTTAAATCCCCATCTGGTGATAGTTAAGCAGTCCCACCACAAACAAGGGGGACAACTCGACGGCAAGTCTAGCAGAACTCGCCGATTCGTTAGAGATATTTGCTCGCCACTAAGTTTCATCAAGGCCGGCAAATTTCTCACGAAGCTTGTCTAGCGCACGCTTGTAGCGCATTTTCGTTGCGCTCAGGCCCATGTGCATGATGTCGGCAATTTCCTGAAATTCCAGCTCTGCGACAAATCGCAGCACCAGAATTTCCCGGTCAATCGGGTTCACATGCACCAGCCACTTGTCCAGCCCGCCTTTTTCTTCCGGCTTCGGGGCCTTGTCTTCGGACGCCTCTTCTACAGGGTCCAGGCTCAAGGCATCCATCAACCGGCGCTTACGGCGCTCCTTACGGTACTGGGTGATGCACTCGTTGTAGGTGATGCTGTAGAGCCAGGTCTTGAACTTGGATTTGCCCTCGAAGTTCTTCAGACCATACAGCACCTTCAGCATCACCTCCTGACAGACATCATCCGCGTCACGGTCGTTCCCCAGATAACGCGCACAGACGTTGAAAAGGGTCCGCTGATAGCGCCGCATGAGCTCCTCATAGGCGCGGGTAACGTGGTACAGCTCCTCATGCGAACGCGCCACCAACTCTTCATCGGTGAGCTCGCGGGGGTCATAACGCATGGGCGGCGAATGAACTTTATTCAAAACGGATCTGGCCGACAGTCAGGTCAATGTCGCCGCGCGACCCCGTGGGTCGAATTTCGCGGCGGCATACATTAACAGCTTTTGTGCGGTTAGCGGCTATTCACGCGCTGCTCAAGCAGCTCGCGATTGGACAGCGACACCAGTTCGCCATCATCGGTCAGAAGCGTTGTCTTGACCGTGCCGATTTCCTCGATATGCCCTTCGACCTCTCCAATCCGCACCTGCTGGCCGACCTGGAAGAGCTCGCGCACGTATATGCCAGCCAGAATCTGCCCGGCAATTTCGCGGCTGCCAAGGCCCATGGCCAACGCCACCGCCAGACCAACGGTAATCAGCCCGATGACGATCACGTGGTTCAGCAGGTCGGTTTTCACCTCCAGCTGGCTGATGGCAACCGAGATGCTGATGATGATCACCAGGCCCTGGGTGATACGCCCAAGGCCTGCCGAATATTCCAGGCCGATACCTTCTGCGGCGCCCCGCACCAAGCCATTGGCCACCTGTGCCAGCAGCACGCCGGCCAGCAACACCAAGGCCGCGCCGAATACTTTCGGCAGGTACAGGGCGAGCATGTCGAGCGTGGCCGAAACCCGCTCCAGGCCTAGCGACTCAGCGGCCGAGACGA
This window harbors:
- the rlmKL gene encoding bifunctional 23S rRNA (guanine(2069)-N(7))-methyltransferase RlmK/23S rRNA (guanine(2445)-N(2))-methyltransferase RlmL produces the protein MSDRFELYLTCPKGLESLLAEEAKGLGLDEVREHTSAIRGEADMETAYRLCVWSRLANRVLLVLKRFSMKNADDLYDGVNAVDWADHLAADGTLAVEFSGHGSGIDNTHFGALKVKDAIVDKLRNREGLRPSVEKIDPDVRVHLRLDRGEAILSLDLSGHSLHQRGYRLQQGAAPLKENLAAAVLIRSGWPRIAAEGGALADPMCGVGTFLVEAAMIAADIAPNLKRERWGFSAWLGHVPALWRKVHDEAQARAQAGLAKPPLWIRGYEADPRLIQPGRNNVERAGLGDWVKIYQGEVSTFEPRPDQNQKGLVISNPPYGERLGDEASLLYLYQNLGERLRQACMGWEAAVFTGAPQLGKRMGIRSHKQYAFWNGALPCKLLLFKVQPDQFVTGERREAQAEESDVRQQAPVASEPARLSEGAQMFANRLQKNLKQLGKWARREQIDCYRLYDADMPEYAVAVDLYHDWVHVQEYAAPRSIDPEKAQSRLLDALAAIPQALGISPQRVVLKRRERQSGTRQYERQATEGRFQEVNEGGVKLLVNLTDYLDTGLFLDHRPMRMRIQREAAGKRFLNLFCYTATASVHAAKGGARSTTSVDLSKTYLDWARRNLALNGFSERNRLEQGDVMAWLESNRDSYDMIFIDPPTFSNSKRMEGVFDVQRDHVQLLDLAMARLAPDGVLYFSNNFRKFQLDEHLMARYAVEEITAQTLDPDFARNNRIHRAWRLQLR
- a CDS encoding ribosome modulation factor; amino-acid sequence: MRRLKRDPLERAYSRGYQYGVTGKSRELCPFNLPSVRQAWINGWREGRGDNWDGMTGTAGIHRLNENHAVG
- a CDS encoding quinone-dependent dihydroorotate dehydrogenase — protein: MYTLARQLLFKLSPETSHDLSLDLIGAGGRLGLNGMLCKQPSALPVSVMGLNFANPVGLAAGLDKNGAAIDGFAQLGFGFVEIGTVTPRPQPGNPKPRLFRLPEATAIINRMGFNNLGVDNLLDRVRASRYSGVLGINIGKNFDTPVERAVDDYLICLDKVYTAASYITVNVSSPNTPGLRSLQFGDSLKQLLDALAVRREQLAATHGKRVPLAIKIAPDMSDEETALVAAALMESGMDAVIATNTTLGREGVEGLPYGGEAGGLSGAPVLEKSTHIVKVLAGELAGKLPIIAAGGITEGRHAAEKIAAGASLVQIYSGFIYKGPALIREAVDAIAAMPRA
- a CDS encoding CmpA/NrtA family ABC transporter substrate-binding protein; amino-acid sequence: MNTVPRATPLAWVNGSDAPEKPCLNIGYMALTDCASVVVAATQGFAQQHGLTLNLKRQGSWAGLRDKLVSGELDAAHCLYGLIYAVHLGIGGVPASDMAVLMGLNQNAQAINLSPALQRKGVTNPEALARLVHQHGARLTFAQTFPTGTHAMWLYYWLASQGIHPLRDVDSVVVPPAQMAAHIQAGRIDGFCAGEPWAADAVASGQGFTLATSQSIWPDHPEKVLACARTFAEQYPNSARALIKAILAASRFIEQSPENRRSTAQLLSGSAYLDTPLESIEPRLLGNYQDGLGNHWQDPHALRLFDHGRANLPYLSDGMWFMTQFRRWGLLREDPDYLGVARQVQQLALYSEAAQSLGVACPSLPMRSSLLIDGIRWDGSDPYGYARSFSLHALGDLPGARVGA
- a CDS encoding ANTAR domain-containing protein, encoding MLRILLIDDTQNKLGRLKAALIEAGFEVTEAPGLTIDLPACVETVRPDVVLIDTDSPDRDVMEQVVMVSRDQPRPIVLFTDEHDPGVMRQAIQAGVSAYIVEGIHAARLQPILDVAMARFESDQALKAQLVARDQQLAERKRIEQAKGLLMKMKDCNEEQAYTLMRRQAMSRQQKLIQVAEQIIAMHEMLG
- a CDS encoding NarK/NasA family nitrate transporter, which encodes MSTSFWKSGHVPTLFAAFLYFDLSFMVWYLLGPMAVQIAGDLQLSAQQRGLMVAMPILAGAILRFAMGVLVDRLSPKTAGLIGQVVVIVALAAAWHFGVHSYEQVLLLGMFLGFAGASFAVSLPLASQWYPPQHQGKAMGIAGAGNSGTVFAALLAPALAAGFGWNNVFGFALIPLTLALVVFALLARNAPQRPKPKDMADYLKALGDRDSWWFMFFYAVTFGGFIGLASALPGYFSDQYGLSPVTAGYYTAACVFAGSMMRPLGGALADRFGGIRTLLGMYSVAAICIAAVGFNLPSAAAALALFISAMLGLGAGNGAVFQLVPQRFRQEIGVMTGLIGMAGGIGGFLLAAGLGTIKQHTGDYQWGLWLFASLGLLAWFGLHSVKQRWRTTWGSAAVTAARV
- a CDS encoding bifunctional protein-serine/threonine kinase/phosphatase, which codes for MSLQLRFAQASATGPREENQDALRLVTPAPELAASKGYLFALADGVSQCADGGLAARASLQALTLDYYATPATWSVAQALDRLLLAQNRWLRAQGSGQPLLTTLSALVLRGRRFTLAHVGDCRVYRWHAGHLQCLSEDHVWDQPGMQHVLKRALGLDQHLLVDYLEGELQAGECFLLLSDGVWASLGDQHIQAVLRDQPDLQLAVDTLVASAHLNGSQDNASALLVQVEQLGTANLGDTLAQLQQWSVPGPLREGQVIDGWRTEQLLSHSRQSLLYRVRDSQGQAWLLKTLPAEREQEPKAAQGLLLEEWFLRRVAGRHFPELHAASQRQHLYYVMREYPGQTLAALLAEHGPLPLPQWLEMARQLLQAVGVLHRRNLLHRDIKPENLHLGSDGQLRLLDFGLAYCPGLSEDPLHDVPGTPSYIAPEAFDGQPPSPRQDLYSVGVTLYHLLTGHYPYGEVEAFQRPRFGQPVNAARYRPDLPEWLQHNLQQAVAPDPAQRFETAEHWLLLLERGDRQELPSRPRPLLEREPLKVWRTLALLALLINLVLLLILLKG
- a CDS encoding OmpA family protein produces the protein MKLKNTLGLAIGSLVAATSIGAMAQGTGAVEVEGFYKKEFFDSQRDFKNDGNLFGGSIGYFLTDDVELRLGYDEVHNARGEDGKNIKGSNTALDAVYHFNNPYDAIRPYVSAGFSHQSLGQTGRGGRDHSTFANVGAGAKWYITDMFYARAGVEAQYNIDQGDTEWAPSVGVGLNFGGSPKQAEAAPAPVAEVCSDSDNDGVCDNVDKCPDTPANVTVDADGCPAVAEVVRVELDVKFDFDKSVVKPNSYGDIKNLADFMKQYPQTTTVVEGHTDSVGPDAYNQKLSERRANAVKQVLTQQYGVESTRVDSVGYGETRPVADNATEEGRAVNRRVEAQVEAQSK
- the sigX gene encoding RNA polymerase sigma factor SigX — encoded protein: MRYDPRELTDEELVARSHEELYHVTRAYEELMRRYQRTLFNVCARYLGNDRDADDVCQEVMLKVLYGLKNFEGKSKFKTWLYSITYNECITQYRKERRKRRLMDALSLDPVEEASEDKAPKPEEKGGLDKWLVHVNPIDREILVLRFVAELEFQEIADIMHMGLSATKMRYKRALDKLREKFAGLDET
- a CDS encoding mechanosensitive ion channel, with product MELDLWTQSLVAAMTALWTKVANFIPNLFGALVVVLLGFVVAKLLDTLLSKLLAKLGLDRLMAGTGLTKMLARVGIQVPISTLIGKIVYWFVLLIFLVSAAESLGLERVSATLDMLALYLPKVFGAALVLLAGVLLAQVANGLVRGAAEGIGLEYSAGLGRITQGLVIIISISVAISQLEVKTDLLNHVIVIGLITVGLAVALAMGLGSREIAGQILAGIYVRELFQVGQQVRIGEVEGHIEEIGTVKTTLLTDDGELVSLSNRELLEQRVNSR